AATTACCCGCGAGAAGCTGAAAACTGCTTCAATGACTGCCGCTTACGTTTGTTAGTGGCGATCAATCCAAACGGCACCATATACGAACTGCGGGTACTGGAATCTTCGGGTCGTAAAGTTCTGGATGATGCCGCACTGCGGATTGTTCGCCAGTCAGCTCCATTCGCGCCCTTCACCGCAGAAATGCGCAAAAATACCGACCGCCTGGAAATCATTCGTACCTGGCAATTTAAAGGCAACCGTTATCTGTCGGATGCGGGTTGATAAAAGATTCTCATGCAACAATTGCAAAGCTTAAAAAATCACCTCCTTATCGCCATGCCACAGCTGGGAGACTCCTGGTTTGAGGGCACCGTCACCTATTTGTGCGAACATAATGAAGAGGGGGCAATGGGTCTGGTCTTAAACAAGCCATTAAAAGTTTCTCTCGACGATATTTGCCAACAATTGGACATTGATCGCCTGCCCGGAATTGATCCGGCTATCCTGGCGGGCGGACCGGTAAGCAGGGAGCACGGCTTTATACTTCATCGTCAGCAAGGCCAATGGGACTCAACCCTGAACGTTGAGGAAGAGGCTCACCTGACGTCGTCAAAAGATATCCTGAAAGCCATTGCCGCCGGTGATGGTCCGCAGAATTACCGAATGGCGCTGGGCTATGCAGGCTGGGATGC
This sequence is a window from Saccharospirillaceae bacterium. Protein-coding genes within it:
- a CDS encoding YqgE/AlgH family protein, translated to MQQLQSLKNHLLIAMPQLGDSWFEGTVTYLCEHNEEGAMGLVLNKPLKVSLDDICQQLDIDRLPGIDPAILAGGPVSREHGFILHRQQGQWDSTLNVEEEAHLTSSKDILKAIAAGDGPQNYRMALGYAGWDAQQLDEELKQNSWLTVEASSELLFATQPEDLYRSALNQLGINPEFLSSDAGHA